From a region of the Triticum aestivum cultivar Chinese Spring chromosome 7D, IWGSC CS RefSeq v2.1, whole genome shotgun sequence genome:
- the LOC123168831 gene encoding uncharacterized protein translates to MEVAKLSTGAAWTNLPSPSGMTENTVIPTLKAFSLRAYDPKQVIIAGGDQEVVVISPSGGLLASIDLPAPPTYALILEDFSGDGLTDFMLVTSGGVYGFVQTRQPGALFFGTLVGCLIVAIRAILVSLHLNSSNNGKPRSSSTDYR, encoded by the coding sequence ATGGAGGTGGCAAAACTATCGACAGGCGCGGCATGGACAAACCTTCCATCCCCATCAGGGATGACGGAGAACACCGTGATCCCCACTCTCAAGGCCTTCTCCTTGCGAGCCTATGACCCAAAGCAGGTGATCATTGCTGGCGGCGATCAGGAGGTTGTGGTGATCTCTCCTTCTGGTGGCCTACTGGCGTCGATCGACCTCCCCGCGCCGCCGACTTACGCACTAATCCTTGAGGATTTCTCCGGGGATGGGCTGACTGATTTCATGCTGGTGACATCCGGGGGAGTGTATGGATTTGTGCAGACGAGGCAGCCTGGGGCGCTCTTCTTCGGCACGCTCGTCGGCTGCTTGATCGTCGCGATCAGGGCGATTCTTGTTTCTCTACACCTCAACTCGTCGAACAACGGTAAACCAAGGTCTTCTTCGACCGACTACAGGTGA